One genomic region from Gemmatimonadota bacterium encodes:
- a CDS encoding NADH:flavin oxidoreductase, which translates to MPKYFRYRSLDDLQQDIDRLGLNDEIRLTENLDPLWRPVRFGGRTIGNSMAVHPMEGCDGHLDGSPDELVYRRWRLFGEGGAKLIWGEATAVLEEARANTRQLWLHDGNAASFEALLAQTRKAHRAVHGRDDDLLVGLQLTHSGRYSYRKPLIAFHDPAADPVTLVDKKRKIPVTPEYPVLTDADLGRVEDALVDAAVLAWKLGFDFVDIKQCHRYLLSELLAARLRDGAYGGGLENRTRLVRNVIGRIREETKDALLLASRMNVYDGIPYATDPDTGAGTPRSPYPVPFLSGFGVDVDDPLKEDLSEPVAVAGMLRDAGIQMINVTMGSPYYNPHVGRPAERSPVDGYDAPEHPLFGVARHFRVAAAISQAHPDLNVVGTGYSWLQKYMVNAGAANIRDNRVTIMGSGRGALAYPDFAKDVAEHGEMIRKKSCITVSYCTALMRGKHNELGQFAVGCVPRDKIYADIYKEMLDTAPEP; encoded by the coding sequence ATGCCAAAGTACTTTCGTTACCGTTCGCTCGACGATCTGCAACAGGATATCGACCGCCTCGGATTGAACGACGAGATCCGGCTGACCGAAAACCTCGATCCGCTCTGGCGCCCCGTCCGGTTCGGCGGACGCACCATCGGGAACTCCATGGCCGTGCACCCCATGGAAGGATGCGACGGCCACCTCGACGGTTCGCCCGATGAACTCGTATACCGTCGGTGGCGGCTTTTCGGCGAGGGTGGCGCAAAACTGATCTGGGGCGAAGCGACGGCCGTGCTGGAAGAAGCCCGGGCGAATACCCGCCAGCTCTGGCTGCACGACGGCAACGCCGCGTCCTTCGAAGCGTTGCTTGCGCAGACCCGCAAGGCCCACCGGGCCGTCCATGGCCGCGATGACGATCTCCTGGTCGGGCTGCAGCTGACCCATTCGGGCCGTTACAGTTACCGGAAACCCCTCATCGCCTTTCACGATCCCGCCGCCGATCCGGTCACCCTCGTGGACAAAAAACGGAAGATTCCCGTTACGCCGGAATATCCGGTGCTGACCGATGCCGATCTCGGCCGGGTGGAGGACGCCCTCGTCGACGCCGCGGTCCTCGCCTGGAAGCTGGGCTTCGACTTCGTCGACATCAAGCAGTGCCATCGATACCTGCTCTCCGAACTGCTGGCCGCACGGCTTCGGGACGGCGCCTACGGCGGCGGTCTCGAGAACAGGACCCGGCTGGTAAGGAACGTGATCGGCCGCATCCGGGAGGAGACGAAGGACGCGTTGCTGCTGGCCAGCCGGATGAACGTCTACGACGGGATACCCTATGCCACCGACCCCGACACCGGTGCGGGTACACCCCGGTCACCCTATCCCGTTCCCTTTCTCTCCGGTTTCGGCGTGGATGTGGATGATCCCCTGAAGGAGGATCTGTCGGAACCGGTCGCGGTTGCCGGTATGCTCAGGGACGCCGGGATTCAGATGATCAACGTCACCATGGGAAGCCCCTACTACAATCCCCACGTGGGCCGGCCGGCCGAAAGGTCGCCGGTAGACGGTTACGACGCCCCGGAACATCCCCTGTTCGGCGTCGCAAGGCATTTTCGCGTGGCCGCGGCGATCAGCCAGGCGCACCCGGACCTCAATGTCGTGGGAACCGGGTACAGCTGGCTGCAGAAATACATGGTCAATGCCGGCGCGGCCAACATCCGCGATAACCGGGTGACCATCATGGGATCCGGAAGAGGCGCGCTGGCCTATCCCGATTTCGCGAAGGACGTGGCCGAGCACGGCGAAATGATCCGCAAGAAGAGTTGTATCACCGTCAGCTACTGTACGGCCCTGATGCGCGGAAAGCACAACGAACTCGGCCAGTTCGCCGTGGGGTGCGTGCCCCGGGACAAGATCTACGCGGACATCTACAAGGAGATGCTGGATACGGCGCCTGAACCATAG
- a CDS encoding neutral/alkaline non-lysosomal ceramidase N-terminal domain-containing protein, translating to MSEMVSVGVSEVDVTPDYPVRLSGYGARREETAKTKSPLYARALAIGAERPVLLLALDNCGVTASMTESVARELRRQAGIDRERIVLCYTHTHNAPMLSGAAPMLFSTDIPAAHQRHIDRYAEEVMERLVEVGLRALSNRRPSRLSYSEGHAGFAVNRRAQIGPVDHVMPMIRVDDRDGNLRAVWVSYACHCTTFGPADNFMCGDWAGFAADRISQSQPGAVALVTIGCAANANPFPRTGLSLARRHGGDIAWEVDRLLGIPGRPLSDRIRCRLVHASLPYDTIPSREAWMAKAEERGAEGYHARKWIARMDNGEAIPETLSYPVQGWSFGDELAIVFLAGEVVADYAFRLRRIYDTAKLWVGAYANDFPGYIPSRRIWKEGGYEAGDATVYFGLPNRFADEVEERVVEAVQRVIPETFRRPRTNGD from the coding sequence ATGAGCGAGATGGTTTCAGTCGGCGTGTCCGAAGTCGATGTAACTCCCGACTATCCGGTGCGCCTGAGCGGTTACGGCGCACGCAGGGAAGAAACGGCGAAAACCAAGTCACCCCTGTACGCCCGCGCCCTGGCAATCGGCGCGGAGCGGCCGGTTCTGCTGCTGGCCCTGGACAACTGCGGCGTGACCGCATCCATGACGGAGTCCGTCGCGCGGGAACTGCGCAGGCAGGCGGGGATTGACCGGGAACGCATCGTCCTGTGCTATACCCACACCCACAACGCGCCCATGCTGTCCGGCGCGGCTCCCATGCTGTTCAGCACGGATATTCCGGCCGCGCATCAGCGGCATATCGACCGCTACGCGGAAGAGGTGATGGAACGGCTCGTGGAGGTGGGACTGCGTGCGTTGTCGAACCGGAGACCGTCCCGGTTGAGTTACAGCGAGGGACACGCCGGGTTCGCGGTGAACCGTCGCGCGCAGATCGGCCCCGTGGATCACGTGATGCCCATGATACGGGTCGATGACCGGGACGGAAACCTGCGGGCCGTGTGGGTCAGCTATGCCTGCCACTGCACGACCTTCGGTCCCGCGGACAACTTCATGTGCGGCGACTGGGCGGGCTTCGCGGCCGACCGGATCAGCCAGAGCCAACCGGGCGCCGTTGCCCTGGTCACCATCGGGTGCGCCGCCAACGCGAATCCCTTTCCCCGCACGGGACTTTCCCTTGCCCGGCGGCACGGTGGAGATATCGCCTGGGAAGTGGACCGCCTGCTCGGCATCCCGGGCCGCCCCCTTTCGGATCGGATCCGCTGCCGTCTGGTCCACGCCTCGCTTCCTTACGACACTATCCCGTCGCGCGAGGCATGGATGGCCAAGGCGGAGGAACGAGGCGCCGAGGGATACCACGCCCGGAAGTGGATCGCCCGCATGGATAACGGCGAAGCAATCCCGGAAACGCTGAGCTACCCCGTCCAGGGCTGGTCGTTCGGCGATGAACTCGCCATCGTCTTCCTGGCGGGGGAGGTTGTCGCGGACTATGCCTTCAGGCTGCGGCGAATATACGACACCGCGAAGCTCTGGGTGGGCGCGTACGCCAACGACTTTCCAGGCTACATACCCTCCCGGCGGATCTGGAAGGAGGGAGGGTACGAAGCCGGCGACGCCACGGTGTATTTCGGACTACCCAATCGGTTCGCGGACGAAGTGGAAGAACGCGTCGTCGAGGCCGTGCAGCGGGTGATTCCGGAAACGTTCAGGCGGCCGCGCACGAACGGCGACTGA